A region of Macaca thibetana thibetana isolate TM-01 chromosome 20, ASM2454274v1, whole genome shotgun sequence DNA encodes the following proteins:
- the UMOD gene encoding uromodulin, producing MGQPSLTWVLLLAVASWLITTAATDSSEARWCSECHSNATCKEDEAATTCTCKEGFAGDGLTCVDVDECAIPGAHNCSANSRCVNTPGSFSCVCHEGFRLSPGLGCTDVDECAEPGLSHCHALATCVNVVGNYSCVCPAGYWGDGWHCECSPGSCGPGLDCVPEGDTLVCADPCQAHRILDEYWRSTEYGEGYYCDTDLRGWYRFVGQGGVRLAETCVPVLRCNTAAPMWLNGSHPSSDQGIVSRKACAHWSGHCCLWDASIQVKACAGGYYVYNLTAPPECHLAYCTDPSSVEGTCEECSLDEDCKSNNGRWHCQCKQDFNITDISLLEHRLECGANDMKVSLGKCQLKSLGFEKVFMYLSDSRCSGFNDRDNRDWVSVVTPTRDGPCGTVLTRNETHATYSNTLYLADEIIIRDRNIKINFACSYPLDMKVSLKTSLQPVVSVLNIRVGGTGMFTVRMALFQSPSYTQPYEGSSVTLSTEAFLYVGTMLDGGDLSRFALLMTNCYATPSGNATDPLKYFIIQDRCPQTKDSTVQVVENGESSQGRFSVQMFRFAGNYDLVYLHCEVYLCDTMNEKCKPTCSGTRFRSESVIDQSRVLNLGPITRKGVQATVSRAAFSSLGLLKVWLPLLLSATLTLTFQ from the exons ATGGGACAGCCATCTCTGACTTGGGTGCTGTTGTTGGCGGTGGCCTCTTGGTTAATCACAACTGCAGCCACTGACTCCTCAGAAGCAA GATGGTGCTCTGAATGTCACAGCAATGCCACCTGCAAGGAGGATGAGGCCGCCACGACATGCACCTGTAAGGAGGGCTTCGCCGGCGACGGTCTGACCTGCGTGGACGTGGATGAGTGCGCCATTCCTGGGGCTCACAACTGCTCCGCCAACAGCCGCTGCGTAAACACGCCAGGCTCCTTCTCCTGCGTCTGCCACGAAGGCTTCCGCCTGTCGCCCGGGCTCGGCTGCACAGACGTGGATGAGTGCGCAGAGCCTGGACTTAGCCACTGCCACGCCCTGGCCACGTGTGTCAATGTGGTGGGCAACTACTCGTGCGTATGCCCCGCGGGCTACTGGGGGGATGGATGGCATTGTGAGTGTTCTCCGGGCTCCTGCGGGCCAGGGCTGGACTGCGTGCCCGAGGGCGACACGCTCGTGTGCGCGGATCCGTGCCAGGCGCACCGCATCCTGGACGAGTATTGGCGCAGCACCGAGTACGGGGAGGGCTACTACTGCGACACGGACCTGCGCGGCTGGTACCGCTTCGTGGGCCAGGGCGGTGTGCGCCTGGCCGAGACCTGCGTGCCAGTCCTGCGCTGCAACACGGCAGCCCCCATGTGGCTCAACGGCTCGCATCCGTCCAGCGACCAGGGCATTGTAAGCCGCAAGGCCTGCGCGCACTGGAGCGGCCACTGCTGCCTGTGGGATGCGTCCATCCAGGTGAAGGCCTGTGCCGGCGGCTACTACGTCTACAACCTGACGGCGCCCCCGGAGTGTCACCTGGCGTACTGCACAG ACCCCAGCTCCGTGGAGGGGACATGTGAGGAGTGCAGTTTAGACGAAGACTGCAAATCGAATAATGGCAGATGGCACTGCCAGTGCAAACAGGACTTCAACATCACTG ATATCTCCCTCCTGGAGCACAGGCTGGAATGTGGGGCCAATGACATGAAGGTGTCCTTGGGCAAGTGCCAGCTGAAGAGTCTGGGCTTCGAGAAGGTCTTCATGTACCTGAGTGACAGCCGGTGCTCGGGCTTCAATGACAGAGACAACCGGGACTGGGTGTCTGTAGTGACCCCAACCCGGGATGGCCCCTGTGGAACAGTGTTGACG AGGAATGAAACCCACGCCACTTACAGCAACACCCTCTACCTGGCAGATGAGATCATCATCCGTGACCGCAACATCAAAATCAACTTTGCATGTTCCTACCCCCTGGACATGAAAGTCAGCCTGAAGACCTCCCTACAGCCAGTGGTTAG TGTCCTAAACATCAGAGTGGGCGGGACCGGCATGTTCACGGTGCGGATGGCCCTCTTCCAGAGCCCTTCCTACACGCAGCCCTATGAAGGCTCCTCCGTGACGCTGTCCACTGAGGCTTTTCTCTATGTGGGCACCATGTTGGATGGGGGTGACCTGTCCCGATTTGCACTGCTCATGACCAACTGCTATGCCACGCCCAGTGGCAATGCCACGGACCCTCTGAAATACTTCATCATCCAGGACAG ATGCCCACAGACTAAAGACTCAACTGTCCAAGTGGTGGAGAACGGGGAGTCCTCCCAAGGCCGATTTTCCGTCCAGATGTTCCGGTTTGCTGGAAACTATGACCTAGTCTATCTGCACTGTGAAGTCTATCTCTGTGACACCATGAATGAAAAGTGCAAGCCT ACCTGCTCTGGGACCAGATTCCGAAGTGAGAGTGTCATAGATCAATCCCGTGTCCTGAACTTGGGTCCCATCACACGGAAAG GTGTCCAGGCCACAGTCTCAAGAGCTGCTTTTAGCAGCTTGG GACTCCTGAAAGTCTGGCTGCCTCTGCTTCTCTCGGCCACCTTGACCCTGACTTTTCAGTGA